From Helicobacter sp. MIT 21-1697, a single genomic window includes:
- a CDS encoding flagellar FLiS export co-chaperone, with protein sequence MQDILSTLHRHINTQFTEEMGQSIPMPSAKAIHRFSEDIKGANEFIGALQSASVALKKILKLAQSVDIQSQEIQIAQVKSAMQEIIDNTSFMGVKLFGTQLHTHLHTKTYTITIENPMPLCEGTSHTSSCANPSMDTLISYVEEKANEITQMLLDLSEALSEPTNAKQENSYNFEEFNPQAFAQMFKGR encoded by the coding sequence TCTGCACAGACACATAAACACGCAATTTACTGAAGAAATGGGGCAGTCTATACCTATGCCAAGTGCGAAGGCTATCCATAGATTCAGCGAGGATATTAAAGGTGCAAATGAATTTATAGGTGCGCTCCAAAGTGCTTCTGTTGCTCTTAAAAAAATCCTCAAACTTGCCCAAAGTGTAGATATTCAAAGTCAAGAGATACAAATTGCCCAAGTTAAAAGTGCAATGCAAGAAATTATAGATAATACCTCATTTATGGGTGTTAAACTTTTTGGGACGCAGTTGCACACGCATTTACATACAAAAACATATACTATCACGATTGAGAATCCTATGCCACTTTGTGAGGGCACATCACACACATCATCTTGCGCAAATCCTTCTATGGATACCCTTATCTCTTATGTAGAGGAAAAGGCAAATGAAATCACGCAAATGCTCCTTGATTTAAGCGAGGCGTTGAGCGAACCTACAAATGCTAAACAAGAGAATAGTTATAATTTTGAGGAGTTTAATCCACAAGCATTCGCGCAAATGTTTAAGGGGAGATAA